In a single window of the Dreissena polymorpha isolate Duluth1 chromosome 3, UMN_Dpol_1.0, whole genome shotgun sequence genome:
- the LOC127871690 gene encoding uncharacterized protein LOC127871690 yields the protein MTMTFANSVFKCAKFSCDRFRHALLRDLRKMDVQQLYLHLGSNDILTNEAVFYRDVADLCDLVHQEAHNRCPECRVVCSNEDALLSHFCSRHIKQPETGKESKIKLIGSPMIASAYHELNEVSSRKWKACLENRSFHYEGKF from the exons atgacaatg acattcgccaactctgttttcaaatgtgccaaattttcttgtgatcgttttcgccatgcattgttgagagacttgcggaagatggatgttcaacagctgtatcttcatctaggctcaaatgacattcttacgaatgaagcggtgttttaccg agatgtagctgacttgtgcgatttggtgcatcag gaggcgcacaatcggtgtccagaatgcagggttgtttgctccaacgaagacgctttgctgagccacttttgcagtcgccacatcaagcaaccagagactggaaaagagagtaaaattaagctgataggctcaccaatg attgcatctgcttatcatgaactcaacgaagtcagctcaaggaagtggaaggcatgcttggaaaatagaagtttccattatgaaggcaaattttag